A single genomic interval of Equus quagga isolate Etosha38 chromosome 19, UCLA_HA_Equagga_1.0, whole genome shotgun sequence harbors:
- the MFNG gene encoding beta-1,3-N-acetylglucosaminyltransferase manic fringe isoform X1: MQCRLLRGLAGALLTLLCMGLLSLRYHSSLSSQGVQETPEPGPPSSRPPELQLHDVFIAVKTTRAFHRSRLELLLDTWVSRTREQTFIFTDSPDEGLQERLGSHLVVTNCSAEHSHPALSCKMAAEFDAFLASGLRWFCHVDDDNYVNARALLKLLKAFPRTRDVYIGRPSLNRPIHASEPRPRNRTRLVQFWFATGGAGFCINRKLALKMAPWASGPRFVDTSALIRLPDDCTVGYIVECKLGGRLQPSPLFHSHLETLQLLGAAQLPEQVTLSYGVFEGKLNVIKLQGPFSPEEDPSRLRPIVCPSNNATVNFLLHTLSCLRVSVLDDKFLTVGLVNYREGAFIV, from the exons ATGCAGTGCCGGCTCCTCCGGGGCCTGGCCGGAGCCCTCCTCACCCTTCTGTGCATGGGGCTCCTCTCCCTGCGGTACCACTCGAGCCTGTCCTCTCAGGGCGTGCAGGAGACCCCCGAGCCGGGCCCGCCGAGCTCTCGGCCCCCTGAGCTGCAGCTGCACGATGTCTTCATCGCGGTCAAGACGACCCGGGCCTTCCACCGCTCCCGCCTGGAGCTGCTGCTTGACACGTGGGTCTCCAGGACCCGGGAACAG acgTTCATCTTCACAGACAGCCCGGACGAAGGCCTCCAGGAGAGACTGG GGTCCCACCTTGTGGTCACCAACTGCTCTGCAGAGCACAGCCACCCCGCCCTGTCctgcaagatggctgctgagTTCGATGCCTTCTTGGCCAGCGGGCTGAG GTGGTTTTGCCACGTGGACGACGACAACTACGTGAACGCGCGGGCGCTGCTGAAGCTGCTAAAAGCCTTCCCGAGGACCCGCGACGTCTATATCGGCCGGCCCAGCCTGAACCGGCCCATCCACGCCTCCGAGCCGCGACCCCGCAACCGCACG AGGCTGGTACAGTTCTGGTTCGCCACTGGGGGTGCCGGCTTCTGCATCAACCGCAAACTAGCTTTGAAGATGGCCCCATGGGCCAG TGGCCCCCGCTTCGTGGACACGTCTGCGCTCATCCGGCTGCCTGACGACTGCACTGTGGGCTACATCGTTGAGTGCAAGCTGGGCGGCCgcctgcagcccagccccctcTTCCACTCCCACCTGGAGACCCTGCAGCTGCTGGGGGCGGCCCAGCTCCCGGAGCAG GTCACCCTCAGCTATGGCGTCTTTGAGGGGAAGCTCAACGTCATTAAGCTACAGGGCCCCTTCTCCCCCGAGGAGGACCCCTCCAG GTTGCGTCCCATCGTGTGCCCTTCCAACAATGCTACAGTGAATTTTCTCCTGCACACGTTATCGTGCTTACGGGTGAGTGTGTTGGATGATAAATTCCTAACAGTGGGATTGGTGAATTACAGAGAAGGTGCATTTATCGTTTAG
- the MFNG gene encoding beta-1,3-N-acetylglucosaminyltransferase manic fringe isoform X3 has translation MQCRLLRGLAGALLTLLCMGLLSLRYHSSLSSQGVQETPEPGPPSSRPPELQLHDVFIAVKTTRAFHRSRLELLLDTWVSRTREQTFIFTDSPDEGLQERLGSHLVVTNCSAEHSHPALSCKMAAEFDAFLASGLRWFCHVDDDNYVNARALLKLLKAFPRTRDVYIGRPSLNRPIHASEPRPRNRTRLVQFWFATGGAGFCINRKLALKMAPWASGPRFVDTSALIRLPDDCTVGYIVECKLGGRLQPSPLFHSHLETLQLLGAAQLPEQVTLSYGVFEGKLNVIKLQGPFSPEEDPSSHVISKNSYSVFY, from the exons ATGCAGTGCCGGCTCCTCCGGGGCCTGGCCGGAGCCCTCCTCACCCTTCTGTGCATGGGGCTCCTCTCCCTGCGGTACCACTCGAGCCTGTCCTCTCAGGGCGTGCAGGAGACCCCCGAGCCGGGCCCGCCGAGCTCTCGGCCCCCTGAGCTGCAGCTGCACGATGTCTTCATCGCGGTCAAGACGACCCGGGCCTTCCACCGCTCCCGCCTGGAGCTGCTGCTTGACACGTGGGTCTCCAGGACCCGGGAACAG acgTTCATCTTCACAGACAGCCCGGACGAAGGCCTCCAGGAGAGACTGG GGTCCCACCTTGTGGTCACCAACTGCTCTGCAGAGCACAGCCACCCCGCCCTGTCctgcaagatggctgctgagTTCGATGCCTTCTTGGCCAGCGGGCTGAG GTGGTTTTGCCACGTGGACGACGACAACTACGTGAACGCGCGGGCGCTGCTGAAGCTGCTAAAAGCCTTCCCGAGGACCCGCGACGTCTATATCGGCCGGCCCAGCCTGAACCGGCCCATCCACGCCTCCGAGCCGCGACCCCGCAACCGCACG AGGCTGGTACAGTTCTGGTTCGCCACTGGGGGTGCCGGCTTCTGCATCAACCGCAAACTAGCTTTGAAGATGGCCCCATGGGCCAG TGGCCCCCGCTTCGTGGACACGTCTGCGCTCATCCGGCTGCCTGACGACTGCACTGTGGGCTACATCGTTGAGTGCAAGCTGGGCGGCCgcctgcagcccagccccctcTTCCACTCCCACCTGGAGACCCTGCAGCTGCTGGGGGCGGCCCAGCTCCCGGAGCAG GTCACCCTCAGCTATGGCGTCTTTGAGGGGAAGCTCAACGTCATTAAGCTACAGGGCCCCTTCTCCCCCGAGGAGGACCCCTCCAG ccATGTCATTTCAAAGAATAGCTATAGCGTTTTTTATTAA
- the MFNG gene encoding beta-1,3-N-acetylglucosaminyltransferase manic fringe isoform X2 has product MQCRLLRGLAGALLTLLCMGLLSLRYHSSLSSQGVQETPEPGPPSSRPPELQLHDVFIAVKTTRAFHRSRLELLLDTWVSRTREQTFIFTDSPDEGLQERLGSHLVVTNCSAEHSHPALSCKMAAEFDAFLASGLRWFCHVDDDNYVNARALLKLLKAFPRTRDVYIGRPSLNRPIHASEPRPRNRTRLVQFWFATGGAGFCINRKLALKMAPWASGPRFVDTSALIRLPDDCTVGYIVECKLGGRLQPSPLFHSHLETLQLLGAAQLPEQVTLSYGVFEGKLNVIKLQGPFSPEEDPSRFRSLHCLLYPDTPWCPQLVAR; this is encoded by the exons ATGCAGTGCCGGCTCCTCCGGGGCCTGGCCGGAGCCCTCCTCACCCTTCTGTGCATGGGGCTCCTCTCCCTGCGGTACCACTCGAGCCTGTCCTCTCAGGGCGTGCAGGAGACCCCCGAGCCGGGCCCGCCGAGCTCTCGGCCCCCTGAGCTGCAGCTGCACGATGTCTTCATCGCGGTCAAGACGACCCGGGCCTTCCACCGCTCCCGCCTGGAGCTGCTGCTTGACACGTGGGTCTCCAGGACCCGGGAACAG acgTTCATCTTCACAGACAGCCCGGACGAAGGCCTCCAGGAGAGACTGG GGTCCCACCTTGTGGTCACCAACTGCTCTGCAGAGCACAGCCACCCCGCCCTGTCctgcaagatggctgctgagTTCGATGCCTTCTTGGCCAGCGGGCTGAG GTGGTTTTGCCACGTGGACGACGACAACTACGTGAACGCGCGGGCGCTGCTGAAGCTGCTAAAAGCCTTCCCGAGGACCCGCGACGTCTATATCGGCCGGCCCAGCCTGAACCGGCCCATCCACGCCTCCGAGCCGCGACCCCGCAACCGCACG AGGCTGGTACAGTTCTGGTTCGCCACTGGGGGTGCCGGCTTCTGCATCAACCGCAAACTAGCTTTGAAGATGGCCCCATGGGCCAG TGGCCCCCGCTTCGTGGACACGTCTGCGCTCATCCGGCTGCCTGACGACTGCACTGTGGGCTACATCGTTGAGTGCAAGCTGGGCGGCCgcctgcagcccagccccctcTTCCACTCCCACCTGGAGACCCTGCAGCTGCTGGGGGCGGCCCAGCTCCCGGAGCAG GTCACCCTCAGCTATGGCGTCTTTGAGGGGAAGCTCAACGTCATTAAGCTACAGGGCCCCTTCTCCCCCGAGGAGGACCCCTCCAG GTTTCGCTCCCTCCATTGTCTCCTCTACCCAGATACTCCCTGGTGCCCACAGCTGGTGGCCCGATGA